From the genome of Salvia splendens isolate huo1 chromosome 7, SspV2, whole genome shotgun sequence:
CGGCCCACTAAACAGATCACTTGATTACCTCTCCCCGCGAGACAAGGACGGCCACGGGACCCACACATCATCCACGGCCGCCGGGCGGAGAGTCGATGACATCTCCGCCCTGGGAGGGTTCGCCTCCGGCACCGCGTCCGGAGGCGCGCCCCTGGCCCGGCTGGCCATCTACAAAGTGTGCTGGGCCGTCCCTGGCCGCGGCAAGGAAGAAGGCAACACTTGCTTCGAAGAGGACATGCTCGCCGCCATCGACGACGCCGTGGCCGACGGCGTCGACGTGCTGAGCATCTCCATCGGGACGAGTCACCCGCAGCCCTTCAACCAGGACGGCATAGCCATAGGGGCACTCCACGCTGTCAAGCGGAACGTCGTGGTCGCGTGCAGCGCTGGCAACTCCGGCCCCGTTCCCTCCACGCTGTCCAACACAGCTCCGTGGATTATAACCGTCGCCGCCAGCAGCGTCGACAGGATATTCTCATCTCCCGCGGTTCTTGGGAATGGCATGAAATTACCGGTAATAACGAACTAACAAACTCTGTTATTGAAAgtgattagtttttttttgttgatggatttttatttgttttttttttttgcttttttataGGGACAAACGGTGACTCCATATAAGTTGCGTAAGACGTTGTACCCGTTAGTTTATGCAGGTCAAGTAGAGAACTCGGATGTGCTCAAAAACCTATCCGGGTAATTTTATATCCATcctgttttgttttgtgtgttaaataaaaaaaataaagtcgtagaggaaaaaaaatagaactggttatgtttttatttttaaaaattaactttGAGTCCGCATTccaaaaatatatgcattttgAGAATTGATGGAATAATATACTATTTCTTTAGTATCAGACTAGAAATGCATGGTTAGATCAGAATCGTGAGTTTAATCCTACATCAGTTTGTTGGTTCTTCTGGCTTTCAAATCGTAACCGTCTTTCATGGACAAAACCGGGACCGTTAGTTAActaataaaacatgaaaatcatgaaaaaaaaacattaaaaaccAGGAAATATAACAAAAATGGGCCAAAACTGGTGTTTTTGAACTGGTTACGGTTCCGATTTTTTGAGAGTTGGAAGCGACAATTCTTAAACAGGCGACATCCCTTATACCAGCTAGTTTATTGTGattaaaaggtaaaaaaaacaagaatttGAAAGATTGTTGGAATTTGCAGGCAATGCTTACCTGGAACTCTGTCTTCAAAGAAGGCTAAGGGTAAGATAGTGATGTGCTTGAGAGGGAACGGGACAAGGGTGGGTAAAGGCATGGAGGTGAAGAGAGCTGGAGGCATTGGTTTCATTTTAGGAAACAGTTTAGCAAATGGAGATGAGTTAGTAGCTGATGCTCATATTCTTCCTGCCACTGCTGTCAATTACCAAAACGGTCTGAAAATCATGGACTACATCCGTTCTTCCAAAGCCCCGACTGCCTACATCGTACCAGGAAAGACTGTTTTAGACATCAAACCAGCACCCTTCATGGCTGCTTTCTCCAGCAGAGGCCCCAGCGCTCTTTCGCCCGATATCCTCAAGGTAATAATTCCATCCTGCAACAGACCAATTAAACCGATAGAAAAATGAGTTTGTCAATATTTTGCTCAACAGCCAGACATCACAGCCCCGGGGCTCAACATACTAGCAGCGTGGAGCGAAGCATCTTCTCCGACAAAACTAGAAGCAGACAAACGCGTGGTGAAGTACAACATTCTGTCTGGAACATCCATGTCCTGCCCCCACATAGGTGGCGCGTCGGCTCTCCTCAAGGCGATACACCCCCGCTGGAGCAGTGCTGCCATAAGATCTGCTCTGATAACCTCTGGTGCTTTAAAAGCTTCACCAATTTCATTCCACTCCACCACAAATATATATGTTCTTCATTACAAAAGTagtaaattgttttttttccaTGAAGCGGGGCTGAACAACAATCAAGGCAGCATGATCACTGATGCATCCGGGAATTCAGCAGACCCTTTCCAATTTGGTGGCGGCCATTTCAGACCGACGAAAGCAGAAGATCCCGGGCTTGTCTACGACGCCTCCTACACAGACTATCTCTTGTACCTATGCAGCATTGGAGTAAAGATTGATACTACCTTCACATGCCCGAAACATTCAATTGGCCCGGTAAACCTAAATTATCCATCCTTGGCTGTGCCCAATCTGCGTGATAGTGTTACTGTGGTAAGAACAGTGACTAATGTGGGAGGTAGCAAGAGTACTTATTTCGTCAGCGTTAAACCTCCGCTTGGGATTTCCGTAAAAATATGGCCCCCCATACTTCACTTCAACCGTGTCGGAGAGAAAAAGAGTTTCAGCATCACAGTAAAAGTAGCAGTTGGTGGCATTGCAGGAACCGCGGAGAAACAAAAGTATGGATTTGGATGGTATACGTGGTCCGATGGAATCCACAGTGTTCGGAGTCCCATGGCCGTTTCAGTAGCCTAGTTCTGTATAAGTTAGCTAAATTAGTATAGAGCATGGATGCTTAACATgggaatatgaagaaaaattacTACTCCTCCCTGTCCTGTTTGGATCACACGGTTTCTTCATATACGGTTGCAAGTACTTGCAACCAACAATAAGGGGAAACAGAATTCATGCTATGTACCAGGCACAAGTAAATTCATGATATTTGATGGGATTCCAACAAAAAAAACAGAACACTtatcaaattatatatataaggataaaatgcaaactctgtatattgtataaatttcaaactatgatttgaacagttagatttcaaaatttgatgTCAATAGATAACAAATAACAttaacagaaaatgtcaacacaatgtcaatgaTAAGgcttatttcatgcatcggtttatggggTAAAACGTACTATACTTGGTCAGTTATCGCGTGAAACAAGtattaaatgtgcagaaatgttgcttgaccaaggcaacaaggccaagttgatcaagttagtacAAAAGGTGAAAAAGACCAAAAATCGGGTGAACTGATCAAGGGGGGTGATCAAGCAGCTAGGCGGTGACCACTGGTTTCTAGAAGGAGGACACGTGAGGCTAATGAGCTGAACGGTGGTCATCATTATGTtagcaaggacgacgttctagaagagaAACACGTGCTGGTACATGAGACGGAAGGACGGAGCTGAGCCATCAATATGTTATTGAAAAgcgacgtcattctagaaggaaggcatgtagcaatcgatgagtcgctcgctcacagcatgagcgaatatccTCTGCCAAGTACTTATAAATGGAGGATGTGTCACCACAATCAGGGGATctgcttcttttctttttaccATCTTCTTCCGTCTTCAacaattttcctttttagtttagtttacaTTTTAGTTTAGTTCTCCAGATAAGTTAGAGATATGGTTAGCTAAAGAGATGGAGCGCAACAGAGTACTCGATATCTGTTCGGCGTTGTCTCGAATTTCCATCCGAGAGTTTCTCggctttacttgttttcttattTCCCGAAGTTGTTAGTATAGTTCGATTTCGAGTTGTTCTGTAGTTAAAGAATCAATCTTTCTGCATTCCGCATGCTTGCAACACTGTTTTGAGTTCTAGATATAAATTTGGAGTTGTTTTGTTTCCGTTCGTTTGCTCACTGTTCTAGTTTAATTTCGCTTTAGACTTTGATCTAGTGTTTAATCATGTTGAATAACAAAGTGTTTGTGTTTACGCCATATGCCTAGGTAGTCAGTTTTATTCCAGTCACTTACTTGAACCAGTAGTTAGCAGTACCTTGATCCAGTAGATAATTTACTTTCTGCCTAaggtaaaatcagtagttaaaaactcccaaagttaaaagcgtggcagcagccgacccctgttcactactcacacacttggtACActggtttctctgtgggatcgaccccgaacttgccgctttactgttaaagtagtgcaaaactgagagttataaattacattggttggCTAGCGAGAGCGTGAATGCTTTGATCAAATGGCAACGATAATTGCTAACTGgtccatccggttcagttatctttcatataacttgatccacgcAATTCATCTTCCGCGATCCCACCAGTCAACATTGTCAACCAATGAATGTCTACCATCGTGATTGGTTGCCTCCAAATCCCGACATTCAATACTGTCCAAAAGCACCACTGCCGAAGTATGAAATTCCACCACGCATGAAAAGTCCTCAATTTTCTTCTTCGCAAACTTCTCAAACTCAAATTAATCCCTAATTATGGCCTCTGAAGTTTCGCGGTCCTTAAACTTCCCAAGTGTGTACTTGCTAAATTCCGCAAACAACTTATATAacattttttcattaattaatatttgaacATTTATGCACTATATTTAGCATTTTTGTTTGAAAATTTTATCGCTAGTTGTTACTGTtgatgattatatatatattcagtataataaataaagatcatATAAAGATAATTAAACTATATTAGGTTaaacatttttatattaaacAATAATAGATTGAAAGaggaaaaaattaataaagttgAATACTTTTTAGTGGTAATTATACTACAGTTTAatgtagtaattaattaacGGTCACAAGACAAAGACATTTTAAGAAATAACAGAAAACAACGGTGAAgcataaaaaatattactaatctctctctcaaataaaaaaaaatacagaattTAAC
Proteins encoded in this window:
- the LOC121741209 gene encoding subtilisin-like protease SBT5.6; translation: MENFHSSLILLFLLLLPFLVSCSERQVYIVYFGEHSGEKTLQQIEENHHAYLLSVKETEEDAKSSLIYSYKRTINGFAALLTPLEASTLSKMEEVVSVFRSHPRKYEIHTTRSWEFAGVEEAIKKSANLKREDIWLKSSYGKDVVVGLLDNGVWPESKSFNDKGMAPVPKSWKGICQTGDEFNSSNCNKKIIGARYYIKGYEAYYGPLNRSLDYLSPRDKDGHGTHTSSTAAGRRVDDISALGGFASGTASGGAPLARLAIYKVCWAVPGRGKEEGNTCFEEDMLAAIDDAVADGVDVLSISIGTSHPQPFNQDGIAIGALHAVKRNVVVACSAGNSGPVPSTLSNTAPWIITVAASSVDRIFSSPAVLGNGMKLPGQTVTPYKLRKTLYPLVYAGQVENSDVLKNLSGQCLPGTLSSKKAKGKIVMCLRGNGTRVGKGMEVKRAGGIGFILGNSLANGDELVADAHILPATAVNYQNGLKIMDYIRSSKAPTAYIVPGKTVLDIKPAPFMAAFSSRGPSALSPDILKPDITAPGLNILAAWSEASSPTKLEADKRVVKYNILSGTSMSCPHIGGASALLKAIHPRWSSAAIRSALITSAGLNNNQGSMITDASGNSADPFQFGGGHFRPTKAEDPGLVYDASYTDYLLYLCSIGVKIDTTFTCPKHSIGPVNLNYPSLAVPNLRDSVTVVRTVTNVGGSKSTYFVSVKPPLGISVKIWPPILHFNRVGEKKSFSITVKVAVGGIAGTAEKQKYGFGWYTWSDGIHSVRSPMAVSVA